One Cryobacterium psychrophilum DNA segment encodes these proteins:
- a CDS encoding riboflavin synthase produces the protein MFTGIIEELGRVERIDRSPDAARFTIHAPLAVADARHGDSISVSGVCLTVVDRTDETFTADVMAETLRMSTLSAAVEGSPVNVERAALVGGRLGGHIVQGHIDGTSILLTVVPGDAWRVLRFSLSRELAPLVTSKGSIAVDGVSLTVSNISPASEVDQWFEVSLIPETLAATTLGARTVGEHVNIETDILARHVERMLALAAAESTRSAA, from the coding sequence ATGTTCACCGGAATCATTGAAGAGCTCGGCCGCGTCGAGCGCATTGACCGCAGCCCGGATGCCGCGCGATTCACCATCCATGCCCCGCTGGCGGTAGCGGATGCCCGCCACGGCGACTCGATCTCGGTGAGCGGCGTCTGCCTCACCGTGGTGGACCGCACCGACGAGACCTTCACAGCCGACGTCATGGCCGAGACCCTGCGCATGTCGACGCTCTCGGCTGCCGTGGAGGGCAGCCCCGTAAACGTTGAGCGCGCCGCGCTCGTCGGCGGACGACTGGGCGGACACATCGTCCAGGGACACATCGACGGCACGAGCATCCTTCTCACCGTCGTTCCCGGCGATGCCTGGCGCGTGCTGCGGTTCAGCCTCTCCCGCGAACTCGCGCCGCTCGTCACAAGCAAGGGCTCGATCGCCGTTGACGGGGTGTCCCTCACCGTCAGCAATATCAGCCCCGCGAGCGAGGTCGATCAATGGTTCGAGGTCTCCCTCATTCCGGAAACACTCGCCGCCACCACACTTGGCGCCCGCACCGTGGGCGAACACGTCAACATCGAAACGGACATTCTCGCCCGCCATGTGGAGCGCATGCTCGCCCTGGCCGCCGCGGAATCAACAAGGAGTGCAGCATGA
- the ribD gene encoding bifunctional diaminohydroxyphosphoribosylaminopyrimidine deaminase/5-amino-6-(5-phosphoribosylamino)uracil reductase RibD, with translation MSEAHALNVPRSVDAAMVRAFAIAENGPATGINPRVGCVILAPDGRTLSEGWHRGTGTSHAEVDALSLLSPGQARGATAVVTLEPCNHTGRTGPCASALIEAGISRVVYAVNDPGRCSSGGANRLRMAGVHVDGGLREDQGEAFLGDWLVAARLGRPFVTLKWASSLDGRAAAADGTSQWITGAAARADVHRRRSLAGAILVGTGTVLADDPSLTARADDGTLLPTQPVPVVIGRRSIPSDAAVHAHPHPPLRQLTDDLPAVLAELHARGIRTAFIEGGPTLASAFVAAGLVDEYLVYLAPTLLGGPRLALGDIGVATINDQRTLSIHSTDRLGDDILVIAHPR, from the coding sequence ATGAGCGAAGCGCACGCACTCAATGTGCCCCGATCAGTCGACGCCGCCATGGTTCGCGCGTTCGCGATTGCCGAGAACGGGCCCGCGACCGGCATCAACCCCCGCGTCGGGTGCGTCATCCTCGCTCCCGACGGTCGTACCCTCAGCGAGGGCTGGCACCGCGGCACCGGCACCTCGCACGCCGAGGTCGACGCCCTGTCCCTCCTTTCCCCCGGCCAGGCGCGCGGCGCCACGGCCGTTGTCACCCTCGAACCGTGCAACCACACCGGGCGCACCGGGCCCTGCGCGTCCGCGCTGATCGAGGCCGGCATTTCCCGCGTCGTCTACGCCGTGAACGACCCCGGGCGGTGCTCCTCGGGCGGCGCCAACCGGCTGCGCATGGCGGGCGTCCATGTCGACGGCGGACTGCGCGAAGATCAGGGCGAAGCGTTTCTTGGCGACTGGCTCGTCGCTGCACGCCTCGGCCGCCCCTTCGTGACGCTCAAATGGGCCTCGAGCCTCGACGGTCGGGCCGCCGCCGCCGATGGCACCAGCCAGTGGATCACCGGCGCTGCCGCGCGCGCCGACGTGCATCGCCGCCGCAGCCTCGCCGGCGCCATTCTCGTGGGCACCGGAACCGTGCTCGCCGACGACCCCTCACTCACCGCGCGCGCCGATGACGGCACGTTGCTTCCGACCCAGCCCGTGCCCGTGGTCATCGGGCGCCGCTCCATCCCCTCGGATGCCGCGGTGCACGCCCACCCGCACCCACCACTGCGCCAGCTCACCGACGACCTGCCCGCCGTGCTCGCGGAGTTGCACGCCCGCGGCATCCGCACGGCGTTCATCGAGGGCGGCCCCACCCTCGCGAGCGCGTTCGTCGCGGCCGGCCTCGTCGACGAGTACCTCGTTTACCTTGCCCCCACGCTGCTCGGCGGTCCCCGCCTCGCCCTTGGCGACATTGGGGTTGCCACGATCAACGACCAGCGCACCCTATCCATTCATTCGACCGACCGGCTGGGCGACGACATCCTCGTCATCGCCCACCCCAGATAA
- a CDS encoding sugar-binding transcriptional regulator, translating into MQDLTMDAIARELHTSRSSVSRLLSHARSSGLVDIRIHSPMDAPGRIEKEILDRFQVTAHVVPVPDRASDVDRLERVALSVARMLGQYFDSNMTMGIAWGSTMNAISRHVTIKATHNSQIVQLNGAGNMSTTGLGYASEILGRFGTAFGAHVQQFPVPAFFDDPETKQAFWRERSVSRLLEMQKRMDVALFGLGSPFSEVPSRVYAGGYLEAADYASLSESGAVGDVATVFFRADGSTDGIPLNLRGTGPDFTVLRRTPRRICVIAGTSKLASLHGALRADLITDLFVDEGTARALIADS; encoded by the coding sequence ATGCAGGACCTCACGATGGATGCGATCGCTCGCGAGCTCCACACCTCACGTTCCTCGGTATCTCGCCTGCTCAGCCACGCCAGGTCCAGCGGTCTCGTCGACATCCGCATCCACTCGCCCATGGATGCCCCCGGCCGGATCGAGAAGGAAATCCTCGACCGTTTCCAGGTCACCGCGCACGTCGTTCCGGTGCCGGACCGGGCGAGCGATGTGGACCGGCTGGAGCGCGTCGCGCTGTCGGTTGCACGAATGCTCGGCCAATACTTCGACTCGAACATGACCATGGGCATCGCGTGGGGCTCGACAATGAACGCGATCAGCCGCCATGTCACGATCAAGGCCACCCACAATTCGCAGATTGTGCAGCTCAACGGCGCCGGCAACATGAGCACCACCGGTCTGGGTTACGCGAGCGAGATTCTCGGTCGTTTCGGCACCGCGTTCGGCGCGCACGTGCAGCAGTTCCCGGTGCCGGCGTTCTTCGACGACCCGGAAACCAAGCAGGCCTTCTGGCGCGAACGCAGCGTGAGCCGACTGCTCGAAATGCAGAAGCGGATGGACGTGGCCCTGTTCGGCCTGGGTTCACCGTTCTCCGAGGTGCCCAGCCGCGTCTATGCCGGCGGTTACCTTGAGGCGGCCGACTACGCGTCGCTCAGCGAGTCGGGCGCCGTCGGCGACGTCGCGACCGTTTTCTTTCGTGCAGACGGGTCGACCGACGGGATTCCGCTCAACCTGCGCGGCACCGGCCCCGACTTCACCGTGCTGCGCCGCACGCCGCGCCGCATCTGCGTCATCGCCGGCACGTCGAAGCTCGCGAGCCTGCATGGCGCGTTGCGTGCCGATCTCATCACCGACCTGTTCGTGGACGAGGGAACAGCCCGGGCACTGATCGCCGACTCCTGA
- a CDS encoding glycerol-3-phosphate dehydrogenase/oxidase has translation MAKSNAVQAQAALVERPRAQVLIIGAGINGIATFRDLALQGVDVVIVDRGDFVSGASAASSHMIHGGVRYLENGEFRLVKESVEERNGLIKIAPHYVKPLQTTIPIFSTFSGVLSAPLRFLTHKQGSKHVERGALLIKLGMVLYDSFSRDGGTVPRHVFAGRKKALAALPQLNAGLKYTATYYDAAMHDPERLALDVLRDGLDAGSNARAANYVEAVGMDEEGVRLRNAITGEEFSFAADVVVNTSGPWTDHTNDALGQPSAFMGGTKGSHIVLDSPELLAATGGREIFFEHEDGRIVLIYPLKGRVLVGTTDLEHDMTKPIRCTEAEVDYFFELVAHVFPTVSVDRSNIVFRFSGVRPLPRHDDEQPGFVSRDYRIESRPLERRSADGRPGTLLSLVGGKWTTFRALAENLSSQVLELIGMARTVSTEGLAIGGGRSWPTTDAAHKVWVTAHGDEVGSARAEQLLARYGTHAADIIDFLSLEADALLTNNDGYSRREIEYLAQTESVVRLIDVLLRRTSMAFVGSATSPLIDELADILAGVLGWSADRCAQEVQHAEQILSDVHGVAFAERTVLSHT, from the coding sequence ATGGCGAAGTCCAATGCAGTGCAGGCTCAGGCAGCCCTCGTAGAACGTCCCCGTGCCCAGGTGCTCATCATCGGGGCCGGCATCAACGGAATCGCGACGTTCCGCGACCTCGCCCTCCAGGGAGTGGACGTGGTCATTGTTGACCGCGGCGACTTCGTGTCCGGCGCGTCGGCGGCGAGTTCACACATGATCCATGGCGGGGTTCGTTACCTCGAGAACGGCGAGTTTCGGCTCGTCAAGGAGTCCGTCGAGGAACGCAACGGTCTGATCAAGATCGCGCCGCACTACGTGAAGCCGCTCCAGACGACAATCCCCATTTTTTCGACGTTCTCCGGCGTGCTCTCCGCGCCGCTGCGTTTTCTCACGCACAAGCAGGGCAGCAAGCACGTTGAGCGTGGCGCGCTGCTCATCAAACTCGGCATGGTGCTCTACGACTCCTTCTCCCGCGATGGTGGCACCGTCCCCCGTCATGTGTTCGCGGGCCGCAAGAAGGCCCTTGCCGCTCTGCCCCAGCTCAACGCGGGACTCAAATACACCGCCACCTACTACGACGCGGCCATGCACGATCCGGAGCGCCTCGCCCTCGATGTGCTGCGCGACGGCCTCGACGCCGGCAGCAACGCCCGCGCGGCCAACTACGTCGAAGCCGTTGGCATGGACGAGGAAGGCGTACGTCTGCGGAACGCGATCACGGGTGAAGAGTTCAGCTTCGCGGCCGACGTCGTCGTCAACACCAGCGGACCCTGGACCGACCACACCAACGATGCCCTCGGGCAGCCGAGTGCGTTCATGGGCGGCACCAAGGGGTCACACATTGTTCTCGACAGCCCCGAGCTGCTCGCAGCCACGGGCGGTCGAGAGATCTTCTTCGAGCACGAAGACGGCCGCATCGTCTTGATCTACCCGCTCAAGGGCCGCGTTCTGGTGGGAACGACCGACCTTGAGCACGACATGACGAAGCCGATTCGCTGCACGGAAGCCGAGGTCGATTATTTCTTCGAACTCGTCGCGCACGTTTTCCCAACCGTCTCCGTCGACCGTTCCAACATCGTTTTCCGGTTCTCCGGGGTGCGCCCGTTGCCCCGCCACGACGACGAGCAGCCCGGCTTCGTCTCTCGCGACTACCGCATCGAATCCCGCCCGCTGGAACGCCGCTCGGCGGACGGGCGCCCCGGCACCCTGCTGAGCCTCGTGGGCGGCAAGTGGACCACGTTCCGTGCCCTCGCAGAGAACCTCAGCTCTCAGGTTCTTGAGCTGATCGGTATGGCGCGTACCGTCTCCACCGAGGGCCTCGCCATCGGCGGCGGCCGCTCCTGGCCGACAACCGATGCCGCACACAAGGTGTGGGTCACGGCCCACGGTGACGAGGTGGGCTCGGCACGTGCCGAGCAGCTCCTGGCCCGATACGGCACGCATGCGGCCGACATCATCGACTTCCTCTCCCTCGAAGCGGATGCCCTGCTCACCAACAACGACGGCTACTCGCGCCGCGAGATCGAATACCTCGCCCAGACCGAATCCGTTGTGCGATTGATCGACGTGCTGCTGCGGCGCACGAGCATGGCCTTCGTCGGTTCAGCGACGTCGCCCCTGATCGATGAGCTCGCCGACATCCTGGCTGGCGTGCTCGGCTGGTCGGCGGATCGCTGTGCCCAGGAGGTCCAGCACGCTGAACAGATTCTGAGCGACGTTCACGGCGTGGCGTTCGCTGAGAGGACAGTGCTCAGCCACACGTAA